One window of Enterobacter sp. RHBSTW-00175 genomic DNA carries:
- the glmU gene encoding bifunctional UDP-N-acetylglucosamine diphosphorylase/glucosamine-1-phosphate N-acetyltransferase GlmU has protein sequence MLNNTMSVVILAAGKGTRMYSDLPKVLHTLAGKPMVQHVIDAANDLGARKVHLVYGHGGDLLKQTLRDDKLNWVLQAEQLGTGHAMQQAAPFFADDEDILMLYGDVPLITVDTLTRLREAKPQGGIGLLTVVLDDPSGYGRITRENGNVTGIVEHKDASDAQRQIQEINTGILIANGADMKRWLSKLTNNNAQGEYYITDIIALAYHEGREIAAVHPARISETDGVNNRLQLSRLERIYQSEQAEKLLLAGVMLSDPARFDLRGTLAHGRDVEIDTNVILEGNVTLGHGVKIGTGCVIKNSVIGDNCEISPYSVVEDAHLEAACTIGPFTRLRPGAELLEGAHVGNFVEMKKARLGKGSKAGHLTYLGDAEIGDNVNIGAGTITCNYDGANKFKTIIGDDVFVGSDTQLVAPVTVGNGVTIAAGTTVTRDVADNELVLSRVPQVHKQGWKRPVKK, from the coding sequence ATGTTGAACAATACGATGAGCGTGGTCATCCTTGCCGCAGGTAAAGGCACCCGCATGTATTCCGATCTTCCGAAGGTGCTGCACACCCTGGCAGGAAAGCCTATGGTGCAGCATGTCATTGATGCCGCTAATGATCTCGGTGCCCGCAAGGTACACCTGGTTTACGGCCACGGCGGCGATCTGCTAAAGCAAACGCTGCGTGATGACAAACTCAACTGGGTACTTCAGGCTGAACAACTGGGCACTGGTCATGCGATGCAGCAGGCTGCCCCGTTCTTCGCGGATGACGAAGACATTCTGATGCTTTACGGCGATGTTCCGCTGATTACCGTCGACACCCTGACTCGCCTGCGTGAAGCGAAACCGCAGGGCGGTATTGGTTTGTTAACCGTCGTACTGGACGATCCGAGCGGCTATGGCCGAATTACCCGTGAAAATGGCAACGTAACGGGTATTGTTGAGCATAAAGATGCCAGCGACGCCCAGCGTCAGATCCAGGAAATCAACACCGGCATCCTGATTGCCAACGGCGCAGATATGAAACGCTGGCTGTCGAAACTGACCAACAACAACGCGCAGGGTGAGTATTACATCACGGATATTATTGCCCTGGCGTACCATGAAGGCCGTGAGATTGCCGCTGTACACCCGGCTCGTATCAGCGAAACCGATGGTGTAAACAACCGCCTGCAACTTTCCCGCCTGGAGCGTATTTACCAGTCAGAACAGGCGGAAAAACTGCTGCTGGCAGGCGTTATGCTGAGCGATCCAGCGCGTTTTGATCTGCGCGGCACCCTGGCTCACGGGCGTGATGTTGAGATTGATACTAACGTTATCCTTGAAGGCAACGTGACCCTTGGCCATGGCGTCAAAATTGGCACGGGTTGCGTGATTAAAAACAGCGTCATTGGTGATAACTGCGAAATCAGCCCATACAGTGTGGTAGAAGATGCCCATCTGGAAGCGGCGTGCACCATTGGTCCGTTTACGCGCCTGCGCCCTGGCGCTGAGCTGCTGGAAGGCGCGCACGTGGGTAACTTCGTCGAAATGAAAAAAGCGCGGCTGGGTAAAGGCTCTAAAGCCGGTCATTTGACCTATCTGGGCGATGCGGAGATTGGCGATAACGTGAATATTGGTGCAGGAACGATCACCTGTAACTACGACGGTGCTAATAAGTTTAAAACCATCATTGGTGATGATGTGTTTGTCGGCTCTGATACGCAGCTGGTGGCGCCTGTTACCGTTGGTAATGGCGTAACTATTGCCGCAGGAACGACTGTCACGCGTGATGTGGCCGATAACGAGCTGGTGTTAAGCCGTGTGCCGCAGGTTCACAAGCAGGGCTGGAAACGCCCGGTGAAGAAGTAA
- the glmS gene encoding glutamine--fructose-6-phosphate transaminase (isomerizing), whose translation MCGIVGAVAQRDIAEILLEGLRRLEYRGYDSAGLAVVDAEGQMTRLRRLGKVQILAQAAEEHPLHGGTGIAHTRWATHGEPSEGNAHPHVSEHIVVVHNGIIENHEPLREMLKTRGYTFVSETDTEVIAHLVHWELEQGGTLRDAVLRAIPQLRGAYGTVIMDSRDPSTLLAARSGSPMVIGLGMGENFIASDQLALLPVTRRFIFLEEGDIAEVTRRSVSIFDKAGTQINRQEIESNLQYDAGDKGAYRHYMQKEIYEQPNAIKNTLTGRISHGVVDLSELGDKANELLSKVEHIQIVACGTSYNSGMVSRYWFESLADVPCDVEIASEFRYRKSAVRRNSLMITLSQSGETADTLAALRLSKELGYLGSLAICNVPGSSLVRESDLALMTNAGTEIGVASTKAFTTQLTVLLMLVAKLARLKGLDAAVEQNIVHGLQALPSRIEQMLSQDKRIEQLAEDFSDKHHALFLGRGDQYPIALEGALKLKEISYIHAEAYAAGELKHGPLALIDADMPVIVVAPNNELLEKLKSNIEEVRARGGVLYVFADKDAGFTSNDNMHIIEMPHVEEVIAPIFYTVPLQLLAYHVALIKGTDVDQPRNLAKSVTVE comes from the coding sequence ATGTGTGGAATTGTTGGAGCAGTTGCGCAGCGTGATATTGCTGAAATCCTTCTCGAAGGTTTACGTCGTCTGGAATACCGTGGCTATGACTCTGCTGGTCTGGCTGTGGTGGATGCGGAAGGTCAAATGACCCGTTTGCGTCGTCTGGGTAAAGTGCAGATCCTGGCGCAAGCGGCGGAAGAACACCCGCTGCACGGCGGAACCGGTATTGCGCATACTCGCTGGGCGACGCATGGCGAACCCTCCGAAGGTAACGCACACCCGCATGTGTCTGAACACATTGTGGTGGTGCATAACGGCATTATCGAAAACCACGAACCACTCCGTGAAATGCTGAAAACACGCGGTTATACCTTCGTGTCTGAAACCGACACCGAAGTTATTGCTCACCTGGTTCACTGGGAACTGGAACAGGGCGGCACGCTGCGTGATGCGGTGCTGCGTGCTATTCCTCAGCTGCGCGGTGCATACGGGACGGTTATCATGGATTCCCGTGACCCGAGCACACTGCTTGCTGCACGCTCCGGTAGCCCAATGGTTATCGGCCTTGGCATGGGTGAAAACTTCATCGCATCCGATCAGCTGGCACTGCTGCCAGTGACCCGTCGCTTTATCTTCCTGGAAGAGGGCGATATCGCTGAAGTGACGCGCCGTTCCGTGTCTATCTTTGATAAAGCCGGTACGCAGATCAATCGCCAGGAAATTGAATCCAACCTGCAATACGACGCAGGCGATAAAGGCGCTTACCGTCACTACATGCAGAAAGAGATTTACGAGCAGCCGAACGCCATCAAAAACACCCTGACCGGGCGTATTAGCCACGGCGTGGTGGATTTGAGCGAATTGGGCGACAAGGCGAACGAGCTGCTGTCGAAGGTTGAGCATATTCAGATCGTGGCCTGCGGCACCTCCTACAACTCCGGTATGGTCTCTCGCTACTGGTTTGAATCGCTGGCGGATGTGCCATGCGATGTGGAAATCGCGTCTGAATTCCGCTACCGCAAATCCGCAGTGCGCCGTAACAGCCTGATGATCACCCTTTCCCAGTCTGGCGAAACAGCCGATACCCTGGCGGCGCTGCGTCTGTCCAAAGAGCTGGGCTATCTTGGCTCTCTGGCGATTTGTAACGTGCCGGGATCTTCTCTGGTACGCGAATCCGATCTTGCGCTGATGACCAACGCGGGCACGGAAATTGGTGTCGCATCGACGAAAGCCTTCACTACGCAGCTGACAGTGCTGCTGATGCTGGTGGCGAAACTGGCGCGTTTGAAAGGGCTGGATGCCGCTGTTGAGCAGAACATTGTTCATGGTTTGCAGGCTTTGCCGAGCCGTATTGAGCAGATGCTGTCTCAGGACAAACGTATTGAGCAGCTTGCGGAAGATTTCTCTGACAAACATCACGCGCTGTTCCTGGGGCGTGGCGATCAGTATCCGATTGCGCTGGAAGGCGCGCTGAAGCTGAAAGAGATCTCGTACATCCACGCAGAAGCCTATGCGGCAGGTGAGCTGAAACACGGCCCTCTGGCGCTGATTGATGCGGATATGCCGGTTATCGTCGTTGCGCCAAACAACGAACTGCTGGAAAAACTGAAGTCCAACATTGAAGAAGTGCGCGCCCGTGGCGGTGTACTGTACGTCTTTGCTGATAAGGATGCCGGTTTCACCAGCAACGACAACATGCACATCATCGAGATGCCGCATGTGGAAGAGGTGATTGCACCTATCTTCTACACCGTTCCGCTGCAATTACTGGCTTATCACGTTGCGCTTATCAAAGGCACCGACGTTGACCAGCCACGTAACCTGGCGAAATCTGTGACGGTTGAATAA
- the pstS gene encoding phosphate ABC transporter substrate-binding protein PstS yields the protein MKVMRTTVATVVAATLSLSAFSVFAEASLTGAGATFPAPVYAKWADTYQKETGNKVNYQGIGSSGGVKQITANTVDFGASDAPLTDEKLAQEGLFQFPTVIGGVVLAINLPGVKSGELVLDGKTLGDIYLGKIKKWDDEAIAKLNPGLKLPSQNIAVVRRADGSGTSFVFTSYLAKVNEEWKSKVGSGSTVNWPTGLGGKGNDGIAAFVQRLPGSIGYVEYAYAKQNNLAYTKLLSADGKPVSPTEENFANAAKGADWSKSFAQDLTNQKGEGAWPITSTTFILVHKEQKKPEQGTEVLKFFDWAYKNGNKQANDLDYASLPDSVVEQIRAAWKTNVKDSSGKALY from the coding sequence ATGAAAGTTATGCGTACCACTGTCGCAACTGTTGTCGCCGCGACCTTATCTCTGAGCGCTTTCTCTGTATTCGCAGAGGCAAGCCTGACTGGTGCCGGTGCAACCTTCCCTGCGCCGGTGTATGCCAAATGGGCGGATACTTACCAGAAAGAAACGGGTAACAAGGTTAACTACCAGGGTATCGGCTCCTCCGGTGGCGTTAAACAAATTACCGCTAACACCGTTGATTTCGGCGCATCAGATGCTCCACTGACTGATGAAAAACTGGCTCAGGAAGGCCTGTTCCAGTTCCCTACCGTTATCGGTGGTGTGGTTCTGGCCATCAACCTGCCGGGCGTGAAGTCTGGTGAGCTGGTGCTGGACGGCAAAACACTGGGTGACATCTACCTGGGCAAAATCAAAAAATGGGATGACGAAGCCATTGCTAAACTCAACCCAGGCCTGAAACTGCCTTCTCAGAACATCGCTGTGGTTCGCCGCGCAGATGGTTCTGGTACCTCTTTCGTCTTCACCAGCTACCTGGCGAAAGTGAACGAAGAGTGGAAATCTAAAGTCGGTTCTGGCTCTACCGTTAACTGGCCAACCGGTTTGGGCGGTAAAGGTAACGACGGTATCGCGGCATTCGTACAGCGTCTGCCAGGCTCTATCGGTTACGTAGAATACGCTTACGCTAAGCAGAACAACCTGGCTTACACCAAGCTGCTGTCTGCTGACGGCAAGCCAGTAAGCCCGACTGAAGAGAACTTTGCTAACGCTGCTAAAGGCGCTGACTGGAGCAAATCCTTTGCACAGGATCTGACTAACCAGAAAGGCGAAGGCGCATGGCCAATCACCTCTACCACGTTCATTCTGGTTCACAAAGAGCAGAAGAAACCTGAGCAAGGTACTGAAGTGCTGAAGTTCTTCGACTGGGCATACAAAAACGGCAACAAACAGGCTAACGATCTGGATTACGCCAGCCTGCCGGATAGCGTGGTTGAGCAGATTCGTGCTGCATGGAAGACCAACGTAAAAGACAGCAGCGGTAAGGCATTGTATTAA
- the pstC gene encoding phosphate ABC transporter permease PstC, protein MAATKPAFNPPGKKGDMIFSALVKLAALIVLLLLGGIIVSLIFSSWPSIQKFGFSFLWTKEWDAPNDIYGALVPIYGTLVTSFIALLIAVPVSFGIALFLTELAPNWLKRPLGIAIELLAAIPSIVYGMWGLFIFAPLFAKYFQEPVGNVLSSIPFVGALFSGPAFGIGILAAGVILAIMIIPYIAAVMRDVFEQTPVMMKESAYGIGCTTWEVIWRIVLPFTKNGVIGGVMLGLGRALGETMAVTFIIGNTYQLDSASLYMPGNSITSALANEFAEAESGLHVAALMELGLILFVITFIVLAISKLMIMRLAKNEGAR, encoded by the coding sequence ATGGCTGCAACCAAGCCTGCATTTAACCCTCCGGGTAAAAAAGGTGACATGATTTTCAGCGCGCTGGTAAAACTGGCTGCGCTGATTGTGCTATTGCTGCTGGGCGGCATTATCGTGTCCCTGATTTTCTCATCCTGGCCGAGCATCCAGAAATTTGGATTCTCTTTCCTGTGGACGAAAGAGTGGGATGCACCGAACGACATCTACGGTGCGCTGGTGCCGATTTACGGCACGCTGGTGACCTCGTTCATTGCTCTGCTGATTGCTGTTCCGGTCAGTTTTGGTATTGCCCTGTTCCTGACGGAACTGGCGCCTAACTGGCTGAAGCGTCCGCTTGGTATCGCCATCGAACTGCTGGCGGCTATCCCGAGTATCGTGTACGGCATGTGGGGCCTGTTTATCTTTGCTCCGCTGTTTGCGAAATACTTCCAGGAGCCGGTGGGCAATGTTCTGTCCTCTATCCCGTTTGTGGGGGCGCTGTTCTCTGGCCCGGCATTCGGTATCGGTATTCTGGCTGCGGGTGTGATCCTCGCCATCATGATTATTCCGTACATTGCGGCCGTTATGCGCGATGTCTTCGAACAAACCCCGGTGATGATGAAAGAGTCGGCTTACGGCATCGGCTGCACCACCTGGGAAGTTATCTGGCGCATTGTTCTTCCGTTCACCAAAAATGGGGTGATCGGTGGTGTTATGTTGGGATTAGGTCGTGCACTGGGTGAAACCATGGCGGTGACCTTTATCATCGGTAATACCTACCAGCTCGACAGCGCATCGCTCTACATGCCAGGTAACAGTATTACATCAGCCCTGGCTAACGAATTTGCTGAGGCGGAATCCGGGCTGCACGTTGCTGCTCTGATGGAACTGGGTCTGATTCTGTTTGTTATCACCTTCATTGTTCTGGCGATTTCCAAGCTGATGATTATGCGTTTGGCTAAGAACGAGGGGGCACGTTAA
- the pstA gene encoding phosphate ABC transporter permease PstA, which yields MATLEMQSTAELAESRRKMQAKRRVKNRIALTLSMATMAFGLFWLVWILFSTVVRGIDGMSLALFTEMTPPPNTAGGGLANALAGSGLLILWATVVGTPLGIMAGIYLAEYGRKSWLAEVIRFINDILLSAPSIVVGLFVYTIVVAQMEHFSGWAGVIALALLQVPIVIRTTENMLKLVPDSLREAAYALGTPKWKMISAITLKASISGIMTGVLLAVARIAGETAPLLFTSLSNQFWSTDMMQPIANLPVTIFKFAMSPFAEWQQLAWAGVLIITLCVLLLNILARVIFAKKKHG from the coding sequence ATGGCGACTCTCGAAATGCAAAGCACCGCTGAGCTGGCGGAATCCCGCCGCAAAATGCAGGCCAAGCGCCGAGTGAAAAACCGTATTGCGCTGACGCTCTCTATGGCGACGATGGCATTCGGTCTGTTCTGGCTGGTCTGGATCCTCTTCTCTACCGTTGTGCGCGGTATTGACGGTATGTCACTGGCGCTGTTTACCGAAATGACGCCACCACCGAACACCGCGGGTGGCGGCCTGGCGAACGCCCTGGCGGGCAGCGGCCTGTTGATCCTGTGGGCTACGGTCGTTGGGACACCGCTTGGCATTATGGCGGGGATCTACCTGGCAGAATATGGTCGTAAATCCTGGCTTGCAGAAGTGATTCGCTTCATTAACGACATTCTGCTCTCTGCACCTTCTATCGTGGTCGGCCTGTTCGTTTACACCATTGTGGTGGCGCAGATGGAACACTTCTCCGGCTGGGCTGGCGTTATTGCGCTGGCGCTGTTGCAGGTGCCCATCGTCATCCGTACCACCGAAAACATGCTGAAACTGGTGCCTGATAGCCTGCGTGAAGCGGCCTATGCACTGGGAACACCAAAATGGAAAATGATCTCCGCGATTACGCTGAAAGCGTCAATCTCCGGGATCATGACTGGCGTCCTGCTGGCCGTTGCCCGTATTGCGGGTGAAACGGCTCCGCTGCTGTTTACTTCGCTCTCCAACCAGTTCTGGAGTACGGACATGATGCAGCCTATCGCTAACCTGCCGGTCACCATCTTTAAATTTGCGATGAGCCCGTTCGCGGAGTGGCAGCAGCTGGCCTGGGCCGGGGTGCTGATCATTACCCTTTGCGTTCTGTTGCTGAACATTCTGGCGCGCGTCATTTTCGCGAAGAAGAAACACGGTTAA
- the pstB gene encoding phosphate ABC transporter ATP-binding protein PstB has protein sequence MSMVDTAPGKIQVRDLNFYYGKFHALKNINLDIAKNQVTAFIGPSGCGKSTLLRTFNKMYSLYPEQRAEGEIILDGENILTQAQDIALLRAKVGMVFQKPTPFPMSIYDNIAFGVRLFEKLSRADMDERVQWALTKAALWNETKDKLHQSGYSLSGGQQQRLCIARGIAIRPEVLLLDEPCSALDPISTGRIEELITELKQDYTVVIVTHNMQQAARCSDHTAFMYLGELIEFSDTDALFTRPAKKQTEDYITGRYG, from the coding sequence ATGAGTATGGTTGATACTGCCCCGGGTAAGATTCAGGTTCGTGATTTGAACTTCTACTACGGCAAATTCCATGCCCTGAAGAATATCAACCTGGATATCGCGAAGAATCAGGTCACGGCATTCATCGGTCCATCTGGCTGTGGTAAATCCACCCTGCTGCGTACCTTTAACAAGATGTATTCGCTCTATCCGGAACAGCGCGCAGAAGGCGAGATCATTCTGGATGGCGAAAACATTCTGACCCAGGCCCAGGATATTGCCCTGCTGCGTGCGAAAGTGGGCATGGTGTTCCAGAAGCCTACGCCGTTCCCGATGTCGATTTACGACAACATCGCCTTTGGCGTGCGTCTGTTTGAAAAGCTCTCCCGTGCTGATATGGACGAGCGCGTGCAGTGGGCTTTGACCAAGGCCGCATTATGGAACGAAACCAAAGATAAGTTGCACCAGAGCGGTTACTCTCTCTCCGGTGGTCAGCAGCAGCGTCTGTGCATTGCGCGTGGTATCGCCATTCGCCCTGAAGTGTTGCTGCTGGATGAGCCGTGTTCAGCCCTGGACCCGATCTCAACCGGGCGTATTGAAGAGCTGATCACCGAGCTGAAACAGGATTACACCGTGGTAATCGTGACCCACAACATGCAGCAGGCTGCGCGTTGTTCCGATCACACGGCGTTTATGTACCTGGGCGAGTTGATTGAGTTCAGCGATACGGACGCGCTGTTCACCAGGCCCGCGAAGAAACAAACCGAAGATTATATTACTGGCCGCTACGGTTGA